From a region of the Kwoniella mangroviensis CBS 8507 chromosome 1 map unlocalized Ctg01, whole genome shotgun sequence genome:
- a CDS encoding serine/threonine-protein phosphatase 2A activator 2 → MAAEAGPQQPVASTSHIPPTKYILSKAHLAAFQRSQTHQDIVDFIEELNEGIIGKKLSEAGEGSERTKPIMSILESVLEIAKSTPPVDNKLSRFGNPAFKTFYDKVGDASSELHSRIIGLPAEAIPEVEVYFKESWGNKQRVDYGSGMEFNFLCWLLCLTKLGVFTKDDYPFLVLGVFWRYIEVMRYLQSTYWLEPAGSHGVWGLDDYHFLPFLWGSGQLKDHKYLRPKAIHDPEILEAFSKDYMYLSCISFINSIKTASLRWHSPMLDDISAVKTWSKVNEGMQKMYKAEVLGKLPVMQHALFGNLLPFPTPEQDPELKRALEEEEGDLPQPDSHGHIHVKGETGWSMDCCGIPVPSAFAAAQDGATPHGGTPTFTARSGIKPIPFD, encoded by the exons ATGGCAGCAGAAGCGGGACCTCAACAACCAGTGGCCTCTACGTCACATATCCCTCCAACGAaatatatcctctctaaAGCTCATCTCGCCGCATTCCAACGTTCGCAgactcatcaagatatcgtCGACTTTATAGAGGAGCTGAATGAGGGAATAATAGGTAAGAAGCTATCGGAAGctggagaaggatcagag CGCACGAAACCTATCATGAGTATCCTAGAATCAGTATTGGAAATAGCCAAATCTACACCTCCAGTCGATAACAAACTATCGAGATTCGGTAATCCTGCTTTCAAGACGTTTTATGATAAAGTTggagat GCATCGAGCGAATTACATTCTCGCATAATTGGACTTCCTGCCGAAGCGATCCCCGAAGTAGAAGTGTATTTCAAGGAGTCATGGGGAAATAAGCAGAGGGTTGATTATGGGAGCGGGATGGAATTCAACTTTCTCTGTTGGTT ACTATGTCTAACTAAGCTGGGCGTATTCACGAAAGATGATTACCCATTCCTTGTTCTTGGTGTCTTCTGGAG ATATATCGAAGTCATGCGATACCTCCAATCGACATACTGGCTTGAACCAGCTGGATCACACGGTGTATGGGGATTAGACGATTATCACTTCCTACCGTTTTTATGGGGCAGTGGACAGCTGAAAG ATCATAAATACCTTCGACCCAAAGCGATACACGATCCTGAAATTTTAGAAGCTTTCTCAAAAGATTACATGTACCTATCCtgtatatcattcatcaattccatcaaGACTGCTTCTCTCAGATGGCATTCACCAATGTTAGATGATATATCCGCCGTCAAGACATGGTCAAAAGTGAACGAAGGGATGCAGAAGATGTACAAAGCTGAAGTGTTGGGTAAATTACCCGTCATGCAACATGCCCTGTTCGGTAATCTGTTGCCTTTCCCCACGCCTGAACAAGATCCAGAATTGAAGAgagctttggaagaagaagaaggtgatttacctcaacctgattCGCATGGTCATATACATGTGAAAGGTGAAACTGGCTGGTCGATGGATTGTTGTGGTATACCAG TCCCATCCGCTTTTGCTGCTGCTCAAGATGGCGCAACACCCCATGGAGGTACACCCACATTCACCGCTCGTTCGGGCATCAAGCCGATTCCATTCGATTAA
- a CDS encoding mitochondrial 37S ribosomal protein mS45 yields the protein MPFTTSVAGPSRIPFQAVSNTCRRTIARRHASTAAGEQRQPPRKVSSNIFFADWIKSEGSQYRDPVKGQKAKWLGDKVPYSSNPTFRPPPPLSDYTQNQVYAELRRGRKVAELAEKHNISKARVEAIRKLKDIEEEFKRRSIPLQTAFQQGMEPLLGVQTPINPSTKEHDAARARQIDLAHDSHPSTSAERLEEQRWDSGVGQEGSFGSRTRENSSKGVERTAWEFRDEERDLEDRRVLEQKEEELKKDPAHHGVVHEVLQREVMTATLFPTPVTEQAAGKKEKDATKAKELQVKRAQVEGITIGDIHFVDTSSTKEFGSDSRGAKLREKRHRRKEAKKVKSTQ from the exons ATGCCATTCACCACTTCCGTGGCTGGTCCTTCTAGGATCCCATTCCAAGCTGTATCAAACACATGTCGACGTACCATCGCTCGAAGGCATGCCTCGACAGCTGCCGGAGAGCAACGTCAACCTCCCAGGAAAGTGTCCAGTAACATCTTCTTTGCTGATTGGATCAAATCCGAGGGGTCGCAGTACCGTGATCCTGTAAAAGGTCAAAAGGCGAAATGGCTCGGTGACAAGGTG CCATATAGCAGTAACCCAACTTTCcgacctcctccacctctttccGATTACACGCAGAATCAGGTGTACGCCGAATTGAGACGAGGACGAAAAGTCGCTGAGCTTGCTGAGAAACACAATATCAGTAAAGCTAGAGTCGAAGCTATTCGAAAGCTCAAAGATATCGAGGAAGAGTTCAAACGAAGA TCTATACCTTTACAGACTGCTTTCCAGCAAGGTATGGAGCCTTTGCTCGGTGTTCAGACTCCTATAAACCCTTCGACGAAAGAGCACGATGCTGCCCGAGCACGACAGATCGACTTGGCTCACGACTCTCATCCCAGTACGAGTGCCGAACGACTTGAAGAGCAAAGATGGGATTCGGGTGTAGGTCAAGAAGGTTCTTTCGGAAGTCGAACGAGGGAAAACAGCTCGAAAGGTGTGGAACGAACTGCTTGGGAATTcagggatgaagagagggatCTGGAGGATAGAAGGGTTTTagaacagaaagaagaagagttgaagaaggatcctGCTCATCATGGTGTCGTACATGAAGTACTCCAACGAGAAGTTATGACTGCTACTTTGTTCCCTACACCCGTCACGGAACAAGCTGccggaaagaaggagaaggatgcTACTAAAGCGAAAGAGCtgcaggtgaagagggcTCAAGTAGAAGGTATCACTATTGGAGATATACATTTTGTGGATACTTCGTCCACCAAGGAGTTTGGCAGTGACAGTAGAGGTGCCAagttgagggagaagagacacagaaggaaagaagctaagaaagtaAAGTCAACTCAGTAG